CAGAGAGTAGCCCAAACAGGCCAAGCTGTGGAAAGCTGTCCAGAGGTGGACGGTGCTAGTTATATGCCGGGGGTCTATAAAATAGCTATGGCGAGAATGTGCCACAGGCACTGACGAACTTCCGAATGTACGGGTCTAGATTTGCAAGATGCAGAAATGCACCGAACACGGATGTGTTGCTACTGAAGTAAAGTAAGAATGAACGCCATGAAATGCTTTATGTCGTTACAGGCGGCATCCAGGTAGCAGGCTTATAGGAAGCACCTAAGGCTATATGTACAGATAGAGTTATTGGAACGTGGAAAGGTTGGAACGGCCATTAACGTGTTACAGCAGGCCGGCAGCAAGGAACACCCCTCCCGGGAATAACTTGCTTTTGTCCGATTGAGAGTAGAGGCATGACCGATGAAATGTCTGCAATGGACACGGAGGAATAGCCTCAAGTCACAGTTACTGAAGTAAATCAATCCTTTATGAATCCACTAAGTCGAGTATGACAATAGAAATTGTCATCACAGATAAGGTGGTGATGTATAAGTGGAAATTAACTTGATAAATCAAAAACCAAACCACAAAGCCACAAAAGCCCGGTATTACGACATGCAAGAATTGCAAGATGACCTATATGCCAGAAGTAAGGCCGGAGAAATCTTTGGTGACCTTTGGTCGCTAATTGTCTCCCCTAACAACCTGAAACTGACCTATAGAACCATTAAAAGCAACAAGGGCAGTCATACACCGGGAACGGACGGAAAAACCATTGAGGACATTGCAAGATTATCAGATGAGGACTACCTCAACCTAATGATAAGCAAGCTCTCATGGCTCCAACCGAAGAAAGTAAGACGAGTAGAAATCCCCAAGCCCAATGGCAAGAAGCGCCCTCTAGGTATTCCCTGTATTGAAGATAGACTTGCCCAGCAAGCCATTCTACAAATACTGGAGCCTATCATGGAAGCTAAGTTCAGTCCGTACTCTTATGGCTTCAGACCTAACAAGAGTGCAGAGCACGCCATAAATGAGTGCTACCGACTGATGCAGAGAAGTCACTGCACTTATGCCATTGACTTTGACATTAAGTCTTTCTTTGATGAAGTCAATCATAGAAAGCTTATGCGTCAACTTTGGACACTAGGTATCCGGGATACGAAACTCTTGCAAATTATTAAACAAATGCTAAAAGCGCCTATTGTATTGCCAAGTGGGCAAATAGAATACCCTACCAAGGGAACACCCCAAGGCGGTATCCTATCTCCCTTATTGGCAAATGTGGTTCTAAATGAATTGGACTGGTGGCTATCTAGTCAGTGGAAGGATTTTCACCGGCAACTAAATAAGCCACCAAAGCCGCAATACAATAAGAACGGCAACAGAAACCTAGGTAGCGAATATACGGCAATGCGTAAAACAAAGCTCAAGGAATTTTACTTTGTCCGCTATGCAGATGATTTCAAAATCTTCTGCAAAACACGCAAAGAAGCTGTCCTCTTGAAGCACGCTATAACCCAATGGCTCAGCCACCGGTTAAAGCTACAAATCTCGCCTGAAAAGACAAAAATTGTCAACCTCAAGAAGAACTACAGCGAATTTCTTGGTTTCAAGTTAAAGCTCCAGCCTAAGTCGCATAAATGGGTAGTCAATGCCCGAATGAGTGACAAGACTAAAGCCAATACGAGAAAGCAATTGTCAAAACAGCTAAAGAATATCCAGAAGCCAAAAAGCGGAAAAGTGCAGGCCCTTGAAATAGACCTATACAATTCCATGGTTATGGGGATCCAAAACTACTATGGCATTGCCAATAATGTGACCAAAGACCTTGCTGAAATACAGAGGACAACTAGCATTAAGTTTAAAAATCGGTTTGGTAAAGCCCTCAAGAAAGAGGGACAAATAGACAACATTAAGCTTAAAGAGCGATATGGTAAATCTAAACAGGTAAGGTGGATAAACGGTAAACCGGTAATACCCATAGGGTTTTACAAGTCCCGTAATCCAATGGCACAAAAAGCTGGAGCCTGTCAATACACACCGGAAGGCAGGGGCCTCTTGCAAAAGAAAATTCCCAAGTCAGGAAGCGATGAAGTCATGCACTATCTAATGACCCATCCGGTTAGAAATGCCAGCCTAGAATACAATGATAATCGAATATCCTTGTATGCCGGGCAACATGGCAAATGTGGATTAACAGGTCAAGAATTGGTACCCGGTGACATACACTGCCACCACAAGCTACCTAGGAAGCTAGGTGGCAAGGATAACTACCAAAATCTAATCCTGCTTACGACACCGGCCCACAAGCTGGT
This genomic interval from Peptococcus niger contains the following:
- the ltrA gene encoding group II intron reverse transcriptase/maturase, with translation MINQKPNHKATKARYYDMQELQDDLYARSKAGEIFGDLWSLIVSPNNLKLTYRTIKSNKGSHTPGTDGKTIEDIARLSDEDYLNLMISKLSWLQPKKVRRVEIPKPNGKKRPLGIPCIEDRLAQQAILQILEPIMEAKFSPYSYGFRPNKSAEHAINECYRLMQRSHCTYAIDFDIKSFFDEVNHRKLMRQLWTLGIRDTKLLQIIKQMLKAPIVLPSGQIEYPTKGTPQGGILSPLLANVVLNELDWWLSSQWKDFHRQLNKPPKPQYNKNGNRNLGSEYTAMRKTKLKEFYFVRYADDFKIFCKTRKEAVLLKHAITQWLSHRLKLQISPEKTKIVNLKKNYSEFLGFKLKLQPKSHKWVVNARMSDKTKANTRKQLSKQLKNIQKPKSGKVQALEIDLYNSMVMGIQNYYGIANNVTKDLAEIQRTTSIKFKNRFGKALKKEGQIDNIKLKERYGKSKQVRWINGKPVIPIGFYKSRNPMAQKAGACQYTPEGRGLLQKKIPKSGSDEVMHYLMTHPVRNASLEYNDNRISLYAGQHGKCGLTGQELVPGDIHCHHKLPRKLGGKDNYQNLILLTTPAHKLVHATNPDTISYLSSQLRLDGKQLKKLNKLRKTTKLEPIQLATVNETNQVGLIKDMNQLK